The Moraxella osloensis genome contains a region encoding:
- the cmk gene encoding (d)CMP kinase, translating into MSQTLTQPSFDLTASLPVITVDGSSGAGKGTLTARLAKLLDYQILDSGALYRIVGLAAHQAGLLTDIIDENALADLTQSLKIEFAAAKAGSEHVTVLVNANDVSEVIRTEEVGNFASKVAVFPKVRQALLELQKNMATSQGNPKKGLIADGRDMGTVVFPDAPLKVYLVASSEARAERRVSQLTHAGKQADFDEILAQIIARDERDSTRSASPAKAADDAIVIDSSAIDAEQVFNQVWQLCVERGLTIN; encoded by the coding sequence ATGTCACAAACGTTAACGCAACCGTCTTTTGATCTAACCGCAAGCCTGCCCGTCATCACCGTTGATGGCTCAAGTGGTGCAGGTAAAGGTACATTGACGGCAAGACTGGCAAAGCTACTGGATTATCAAATTTTGGATTCAGGGGCGCTGTATCGGATTGTGGGGCTTGCAGCCCACCAAGCGGGTTTGTTAACCGATATCATCGATGAAAATGCGCTAGCTGATTTAACCCAATCGTTGAAAATTGAGTTTGCAGCCGCAAAAGCGGGTTCTGAGCATGTGACAGTGCTCGTGAATGCCAACGATGTGAGTGAAGTGATTCGTACCGAAGAAGTGGGTAACTTTGCGTCAAAAGTTGCGGTATTCCCGAAGGTGCGTCAAGCGCTATTAGAGTTACAAAAAAATATGGCAACGTCGCAAGGCAACCCAAAAAAGGGTTTGATTGCAGACGGGCGTGATATGGGAACAGTGGTTTTTCCCGATGCGCCGCTGAAAGTTTATTTGGTCGCATCCTCTGAGGCACGAGCCGAGCGCCGTGTCAGTCAGTTAACCCATGCTGGCAAACAGGCAGATTTTGACGAAATTTTGGCACAAATTATTGCCCGTGATGAGCGTGATAGTACACGCAGTGCCTCACCGGCTAAGGCTGCCGATGATGCGATAGTGATTGATAGCTCAGCCATCGATGCTGAGCAAGTGTTTAACCAAGTTTGGCAACTATGTGTTGAGCGCGGTTTGACAATTAACTAA
- the rpsA gene encoding 30S ribosomal protein S1, with the protein MESFAELFEASQVLDVERGAVIAGTVVAIDSDWITVDTGLKSEGIVARSEFLNEQGELEVAVGDQVQVVVDAVDNGMGQTLLSREKAKRAETWNVLEKLYENNEIVTGLISGKVKGGFTVDIGSVRAFLPGSLVDTRPVRDTAHLEGKELEFKVIKLDQKRNNVVVSRRAVMESENSAEREALLSNLEEGQEVVGVVKNLTDYGAFVDLGGIDGLLHITDMAWRRIKHPSEVVEVGQELKVKVLKFDRERNRVSLGLKQLGTDPWQDVLNNYPKGTNVKARVTNLTDYGCFAEIADGIEGLVHVSEMDHTNKNIHPSKVVQIGDEIMVQILDIDEDRRRISLGIKQTMPNPWEEFDKNHQKGDKVSGTIKSITDFGIFIGLEGGIDGLVHLSDLSWTESGEEAIRNYNKGDTVEAVILSVDAEANRISLSIKQLNSDPFNEYLISNDRGAVVKGVVTDVDAKGAKVKLADDVEGYLRASEIQQDKVDDATTVLNVGDEVEAKIVSVDRKTRGINLSVRAKDEAEQRDAIKALSSNAAVDTQPKTIGDLIKEQQQNQ; encoded by the coding sequence ATGGAATCATTTGCTGAACTGTTTGAAGCAAGCCAAGTACTTGACGTAGAACGCGGTGCAGTTATCGCAGGTACCGTAGTTGCGATTGATAGCGACTGGATTACCGTAGATACGGGTCTAAAATCAGAAGGTATCGTTGCGCGTTCAGAATTTTTGAATGAACAAGGCGAGCTTGAAGTAGCAGTTGGCGACCAAGTTCAAGTCGTTGTAGATGCGGTTGACAATGGTATGGGTCAAACCCTATTGTCACGTGAAAAAGCAAAACGTGCTGAAACTTGGAACGTACTTGAAAAACTTTATGAGAACAATGAGATCGTAACCGGTCTTATCTCTGGTAAAGTTAAAGGTGGTTTCACGGTTGATATCGGCTCAGTACGTGCGTTCTTACCAGGTTCATTGGTGGACACTCGCCCAGTACGCGACACTGCCCACTTAGAAGGCAAAGAGCTAGAATTTAAAGTCATCAAACTGGATCAAAAACGCAACAACGTCGTTGTTAGCCGCCGCGCTGTGATGGAATCTGAAAACTCAGCAGAGCGCGAAGCGCTACTATCTAACCTTGAAGAAGGTCAAGAAGTGGTCGGCGTGGTGAAAAACTTAACTGATTACGGTGCATTCGTAGACCTAGGTGGTATCGATGGTCTATTACACATCACAGATATGGCATGGCGCCGTATCAAGCACCCATCAGAAGTGGTTGAAGTGGGTCAAGAATTAAAAGTTAAAGTATTAAAATTTGACCGCGAACGTAACCGTGTCAGCTTAGGTCTAAAACAATTAGGCACTGACCCATGGCAAGACGTTCTTAACAACTATCCAAAAGGTACTAACGTTAAAGCACGCGTCACTAACCTGACTGACTATGGTTGTTTTGCTGAAATCGCTGATGGTATCGAAGGCTTGGTACACGTTTCTGAAATGGATCATACCAACAAAAACATCCACCCTTCAAAAGTGGTACAAATTGGTGACGAAATCATGGTTCAAATCCTTGATATCGATGAAGATCGTCGTCGTATCAGCCTAGGTATCAAACAAACCATGCCAAACCCATGGGAAGAGTTTGATAAGAACCACCAAAAAGGTGACAAAGTATCTGGTACTATCAAATCAATCACTGACTTCGGTATCTTTATCGGTCTAGAAGGTGGTATTGATGGTCTAGTTCACTTATCAGACCTTTCTTGGACTGAAAGCGGTGAAGAAGCGATTCGTAACTACAATAAAGGTGATACCGTTGAAGCGGTCATCTTGTCTGTAGATGCAGAAGCTAACCGTATCAGCTTAAGTATCAAACAACTTAACAGCGACCCATTCAACGAATACCTAATATCAAATGATCGTGGTGCGGTAGTAAAAGGGGTGGTGACGGACGTTGATGCAAAAGGCGCTAAAGTAAAATTGGCTGACGACGTAGAAGGCTATTTACGTGCTTCAGAAATCCAACAAGACAAAGTAGACGATGCGACCACTGTACTGAATGTCGGTGATGAAGTTGAAGCGAAAATTGTCAGCGTGGATCGCAAAACTCGCGGTATCAACCTATCAGTTCGTGCAAAAGATGAAGCTGAGCAACGTGATGCTATCAAAGCATTAAGTTCAAATGCAGCGGTTGATACACAGCCAAAAACGATTGGTGACTTAATCAAAGAGCAACAACAAAACCAATAA
- the pyrF gene encoding orotidine-5'-phosphate decarboxylase → MKSAIKSPIIVALDNMDDRQALSLADKLDPTLCRLKVGKELFTKYGNGLVTSLHQRDFEVFLDLKFHDIPNTTAQAVLAAADLGVWMVNVHASAGRSAMQTVKARLSAQNYQTLVIAVTVLTSMSQQDLAEVGITDSIENHVKRLALLTQQSGLDGVVCSAQEANVLKQLCGKNFLLVTPGIRLPEDASNDQTRICTPKDAIANGSDYLVIGRSITAATDPTAKLHHILDTLK, encoded by the coding sequence ATCAAATCCGCCATCAAGTCACCCATTATTGTGGCATTGGATAACATGGATGACCGTCAGGCATTAAGCTTGGCGGATAAGTTAGACCCTACCTTGTGCCGATTAAAAGTTGGCAAAGAGCTGTTTACCAAATATGGTAATGGTTTAGTGACATCCTTACATCAGCGTGATTTTGAGGTGTTTTTGGATTTAAAATTTCATGATATCCCCAACACAACCGCGCAGGCGGTATTAGCGGCGGCTGATTTGGGAGTGTGGATGGTCAATGTGCATGCCAGTGCGGGGCGCAGCGCCATGCAAACGGTGAAAGCGCGTTTATCAGCGCAAAACTACCAAACCTTAGTGATTGCGGTGACGGTGCTGACCTCTATGTCACAGCAAGATTTGGCTGAAGTGGGCATCACCGATTCGATAGAAAATCATGTCAAGCGACTAGCATTATTGACGCAGCAATCTGGGCTTGATGGGGTGGTTTGCTCTGCACAAGAAGCCAATGTGCTTAAACAGCTTTGCGGCAAGAATTTTCTGTTAGTCACGCCAGGTATCAGACTACCAGAAGACGCCAGTAATGACCAAACGCGGATTTGCACGCCCAAAGATGCCATAGCCAATGGGTCTGATTATTTGGTCATTGGGCGGTCAATCACGGCGGCAACGGATCCCACCGCAAAACTGCACCATATCTTGGATACGTTAAAATAA
- a CDS encoding metallophosphoesterase, which yields MPVRFQVLSDLHIDSYARRDLPIGEIPYTNADAILVAGDTSNGLLGIEWLIGESKRLEKPIFVIVGNHEYFGHNILDLDAQIKALTQDTQVHFLQCTSVEFMGVRIIGTTLWTDYHYQPQENTLEIAQQFMRDYREIYYDNRLLTPQDTVAIHERQRAWLQNALKQSQKDDMPTVVMTHHSISPLSIAPKYANFPSNAGFVVDLSEWLQRDFAPDIWLHGHTHEAFDYQQGHTRVIVNPRAYPNEISSTGIIFDWHKVIEVMV from the coding sequence ATGCCAGTACGTTTTCAAGTGTTAAGTGATTTACATATTGATAGCTATGCAAGAAGGGATTTGCCCATTGGTGAAATCCCTTACACAAATGCCGATGCTATTTTAGTAGCGGGCGACACATCCAATGGGCTTTTGGGCATCGAATGGCTCATTGGCGAATCAAAGCGACTTGAGAAACCAATTTTTGTGATTGTGGGCAATCATGAGTATTTTGGTCATAATATTCTCGATTTAGATGCCCAAATAAAGGCATTGACGCAAGATACGCAAGTGCATTTTTTACAATGCACGAGCGTTGAATTTATGGGTGTCAGAATTATTGGTACAACGCTTTGGACGGATTATCACTATCAACCACAAGAAAATACGTTAGAGATTGCTCAGCAGTTTATGCGCGATTATCGCGAGATTTATTATGATAACCGACTGTTAACGCCCCAAGATACTGTAGCTATTCATGAGCGGCAGAGGGCATGGTTGCAAAACGCCTTAAAACAAAGCCAAAAAGATGATATGCCCACCGTGGTCATGACACATCATAGTATCAGCCCATTATCTATCGCGCCAAAATATGCCAATTTTCCCAGTAATGCGGGATTTGTCGTTGATTTGAGCGAATGGTTACAGCGCGATTTTGCGCCTGATATTTGGCTGCATGGACATACCCATGAAGCCTTTGATTATCAGCAAGGTCATACACGTGTTATTGTCAATCCCAGAGCCTACCCCAATGAAATCAGTAGTACCGGGATAATTTTTGACTGGCATAAAGTCATTGAAGTCATGGTATGA
- a CDS encoding PilZ domain-containing protein, which produces MAMPSRGGITTINYDTIEKLYASYLPFIENGALFIPTNQQQQLGSQTFVAITLPNSSERMPLHGKVVWVNHRAQAQRPAGYALQLGKDEAGLRIKNEVDRLLAGHISSDKPTFTL; this is translated from the coding sequence ATGGCAATGCCATCTCGTGGCGGTATCACCACCATTAACTATGATACGATCGAAAAATTGTATGCGAGCTACCTGCCTTTTATTGAAAACGGTGCGTTATTTATTCCTACTAACCAGCAGCAACAATTAGGCAGTCAAACCTTTGTGGCAATCACTTTGCCAAATTCGAGTGAGAGAATGCCGCTACATGGTAAAGTGGTGTGGGTCAACCATCGCGCACAAGCACAGCGCCCCGCAGGCTATGCGTTACAGCTTGGCAAAGATGAAGCAGGTTTACGCATCAAAAACGAAGTCGACCGCCTCCTAGCAGGTCATATCAGCTCCGATAAACCCACCTTTACACTATAA
- a CDS encoding site-specific recombinase: MTNLSQPNNQDTLPNAQHPYDAADMADQLKVMPTLEARLTTILNEINALRDFPQVTLFKQLLDTLRNRADDAQSANEQMALFIRLLRGNRVWAEGFCVFMLTLINRYRQVSLYTDLGILSDAGFTSQFFDLIGEKLLPSVPDDRDLIALFNAFFATPKTRYWVRLINERRWIELILILKVPAGKEALVQALEANVLKAITILTARINGIGLNADLIKAFPNPIDNQDTFIALNREVAEFVSQYQLSMQPGDEQAMPQPEVDSSQILVLTDQARTMMQNIRRRIHRTGITVRTTNMLVRLEQSLQRLELLVSLLSDNDHIKKKTIIELIKTLYEDSYHRSSFRYLFGINTALLSRRVTETASKVGEHYISTDKAGYRRMYKKAALGGLLIGFMATLKILGKSLPLAPFGVAFLNSMIYGLGFVAIHIIGGTVATKQPAMTAAAIASTISEVKGRKAARFTKLTELVVDIMRTQFIAIMGNISIAMPIALLISCIWLYGLGRPLTSEASAEHLLHDLNPFTSLAIFHAAIAGVYLYISGLIAGYYDNLAVHNKIGERIRNHPTLKRMMTPVTLLRFSDFIERNLGAIMSNFLFGCFLGSTATIGYIFGLPLDIRHIAFASANFIHGIFNIYANTGEFPEIGIILVSLFGVMVIGMINLLVSFSLALMTALRARNVKVFEWKFLFELVTSHLMTQPSDFFIPRKQPMNYALIDSDGNIIYDDKPIANDGKNNKGHKTALTSQPEEHPHATTPHIDNISHTEKLTDEEVAEKKQAIKEKVVQKAVDNITPNDTASKLPK; the protein is encoded by the coding sequence TTGACGAATTTATCGCAACCTAATAATCAAGATACGTTACCCAATGCCCAACATCCTTATGATGCGGCGGATATGGCAGACCAATTAAAAGTGATGCCAACCTTAGAAGCGCGTTTAACTACTATTTTAAACGAAATCAATGCGCTGCGTGATTTTCCGCAAGTTACCCTATTTAAACAACTGCTAGATACCCTACGTAACCGTGCAGATGATGCCCAAAGCGCCAATGAGCAGATGGCGCTATTTATTCGGCTGCTGCGCGGCAATCGTGTGTGGGCAGAAGGGTTTTGTGTGTTTATGCTTACCTTGATTAATCGTTATCGTCAGGTGTCGCTATACACGGATTTGGGTATCTTGTCAGATGCTGGCTTTACTTCGCAATTTTTTGATTTGATCGGTGAAAAGCTATTACCCTCCGTACCTGATGACCGCGATTTGATTGCGCTATTTAATGCGTTTTTTGCCACACCAAAAACCCGCTACTGGGTGCGCTTAATCAATGAGCGTCGGTGGATTGAACTGATACTCATCCTTAAAGTACCTGCAGGCAAAGAAGCATTGGTGCAAGCGCTTGAAGCCAATGTGCTCAAAGCCATTACTATTTTAACTGCGCGTATCAACGGCATCGGGCTCAATGCCGATTTAATAAAGGCATTTCCCAATCCGATTGACAATCAAGATACTTTTATTGCACTCAATCGCGAAGTCGCTGAATTTGTCAGTCAATACCAGCTCAGCATGCAGCCAGGGGATGAGCAAGCGATGCCCCAGCCTGAGGTGGATAGCAGTCAAATTTTAGTATTGACCGACCAAGCCCGCACCATGATGCAAAACATCCGTCGCCGTATTCATCGAACCGGTATTACCGTGCGTACCACCAATATGTTGGTGCGCCTTGAGCAAAGCTTGCAGCGTCTTGAATTGTTGGTGTCACTGCTATCGGACAACGATCATATCAAGAAAAAAACCATCATAGAGCTTATTAAAACATTGTATGAAGATTCATACCACCGCAGTAGTTTTAGATATTTATTTGGCATCAATACCGCGCTGTTGTCTCGCCGTGTCACTGAGACGGCCAGTAAGGTCGGCGAGCATTATATCAGTACCGATAAAGCGGGCTATCGCCGTATGTATAAAAAAGCGGCATTGGGTGGTTTACTCATCGGCTTTATGGCGACCCTTAAAATCCTAGGGAAATCCCTACCCTTGGCACCGTTTGGCGTGGCTTTTTTAAACAGTATGATTTATGGTCTTGGCTTTGTGGCAATTCATATCATTGGTGGTACAGTGGCAACCAAACAGCCTGCCATGACGGCTGCCGCGATTGCTTCGACTATCTCAGAGGTAAAAGGGCGTAAAGCGGCACGATTTACCAAGCTGACCGAATTGGTCGTTGATATCATGCGCACCCAATTTATTGCCATTATGGGTAATATTTCAATTGCCATGCCGATTGCGCTACTGATTTCATGCATATGGCTGTATGGGCTGGGTCGTCCGTTAACATCGGAAGCTAGCGCAGAGCATTTACTGCATGATCTTAACCCGTTTACCTCGCTTGCTATCTTTCATGCTGCGATTGCTGGGGTGTATCTGTATATTTCAGGATTGATTGCAGGCTATTACGATAATCTTGCGGTACACAACAAAATTGGTGAGCGTATCCGCAACCATCCTACCCTCAAACGGATGATGACACCTGTCACGTTATTGCGTTTTAGCGATTTTATCGAGCGCAATCTGGGTGCGATTATGAGTAACTTTTTATTCGGTTGCTTTTTGGGTAGCACGGCGACCATCGGTTATATTTTTGGCTTACCGCTTGATATTCGCCATATTGCCTTTGCGTCTGCCAACTTTATTCACGGAATTTTTAACATTTATGCCAACACGGGCGAATTTCCAGAAATCGGTATTATTTTGGTCAGTCTATTTGGGGTGATGGTCATCGGTATGATTAACTTGTTGGTGAGTTTTTCACTCGCCTTAATGACCGCCCTACGCGCTCGTAATGTGAAAGTCTTTGAGTGGAAATTCTTATTTGAATTGGTCACCTCGCATTTGATGACCCAACCCTCTGACTTTTTTATCCCGCGTAAACAGCCGATGAACTATGCGCTAATCGATAGCGACGGTAATATTATCTATGATGATAAACCGATTGCAAACGATGGTAAAAATAATAAAGGACATAAAACTGCCCTGACATCACAGCCAGAAGAACATCCGCATGCTACTACGCCCCATATCGACAATATCAGTCATACGGAAAAACTGACCGATGAAGAAGTTGCAGAGAAAAAACAGGCAATTAAAGAAAAAGTGGTGCAAAAGGCGGTCGACAATATCACCCCAAATGACACGGCAAGCAAGCTACCCAAATAA
- a CDS encoding Nif3-like dinuclear metal center hexameric protein, with amino-acid sequence MNQPATSMSPIQLAHRLNELLKINEFQDYCPNGLQVDGGQPIQHILTGVTASEALIEQAIAHNAQAILVHHGYFWKGEPAPLIGMKGKRIRLLMQHGISLLAYHLPLDAHPQLGNNAQLALALGWSDLSPLYPDEKHPIGNIVDLAAPLSIAALTNKLSTTLNRQPLHLSGGNQVISRIGLCTGGAQDMIEQAAQMGCQAYISGEVSERTTHIARELGIEYFACGHHATERGGVLALGNYVKENLALTVDFVDIDNPV; translated from the coding sequence ATGAACCAACCCGCGACCTCAATGAGTCCGATTCAATTGGCTCATCGGTTAAATGAGCTATTAAAAATTAATGAATTTCAAGATTATTGCCCCAATGGTTTGCAAGTGGATGGTGGACAGCCGATACAGCACATCCTCACCGGTGTCACAGCCTCTGAGGCATTGATTGAACAAGCGATTGCGCACAACGCCCAAGCGATTTTGGTGCATCATGGCTATTTTTGGAAAGGGGAACCTGCGCCGTTAATTGGCATGAAAGGCAAGCGTATTCGTTTGTTGATGCAACACGGTATTTCCTTACTTGCTTATCATTTACCGTTAGACGCCCATCCCCAATTGGGCAATAACGCCCAATTAGCGTTAGCGCTGGGTTGGAGTGATTTGTCGCCGCTATACCCTGACGAAAAACACCCGATTGGTAATATCGTGGATTTAGCAGCGCCGTTGTCGATTGCAGCGCTCACCAACAAACTATCGACTACCTTAAACCGTCAGCCCTTACATTTATCCGGTGGTAATCAAGTCATTTCGCGCATCGGTCTGTGTACGGGTGGCGCACAGGATATGATTGAGCAAGCGGCGCAAATGGGTTGTCAAGCCTATATCTCGGGTGAAGTATCAGAGCGAACCACTCACATAGCGCGTGAGCTGGGTATTGAGTATTTTGCTTGTGGACATCATGCCACCGAGCGAGGTGGCGTACTCGCATTGGGGAATTATGTCAAAGAAAATCTTGCCTTGACCGTTGATTTTGTCGATATCGATAATCCCGTGTAA
- a CDS encoding lipopolysaccharide assembly protein LapA domain-containing protein: MRYLLAILLFVVVGYSLMLVLVNNNQVEVNLLFSQVPQMSLGLLLIISIVLGVIAGLLMGLILFRVLQMKLENQRLSKELKQTQEKLMQTQHNYEQHLAQTSNATIAPTAANPNLPPVR, translated from the coding sequence ATGCGTTATCTGTTAGCGATTTTGTTGTTCGTGGTCGTCGGTTATTCATTGATGCTGGTATTGGTGAATAACAACCAAGTCGAAGTAAATTTATTGTTTAGCCAAGTGCCACAAATGAGTTTGGGGTTACTGCTGATTATTAGCATTGTTTTAGGGGTTATTGCGGGGCTATTGATGGGGTTGATTTTATTTCGCGTGTTACAGATGAAACTGGAAAATCAGCGCTTATCTAAAGAGCTAAAGCAAACCCAAGAAAAATTGATGCAAACGCAGCATAATTATGAACAGCATTTAGCGCAAACCAGCAATGCAACGATTGCCCCTACCGCAGCCAACCCTAATTTACCACCCGTACGATAA
- a CDS encoding DNA polymerase III subunit delta', with translation MPSTSTTQSKNTKQPNTESTPNEVTQYYYPDPVSQQVIQQWLFMDLLPWQQPTWQYLTTHLDALPHAILFAGNAGTGKRAFVYRFVAWAFCENQRDNAQGVTTACGQCQSCQWLIANTHPDLYQIPTPTVARDASPKSKANNALVAQAPTHQSGYSIKIDEIRELQPFVTQSSGGLRIVVIHQADAMTLAASNALLKTLEEPAENVLMLLISDSPSQLLPTIRSRLQAFSVSHVTPVQSMQAMQQLLPNTDTATLQQVSELSGYAPFLALQMLHSEWYQHRQTWINSFQAVRSGQRMPVQASNYWQKTLTLTDFLYLSQALLVPLGQFAVGISASANDLDFGKLQPPPTLRQISQLQRVIDQIWQDRQQHIQDKLCYDKIFSTMLDC, from the coding sequence ATGCCATCGACTTCAACCACCCAATCAAAAAACACCAAACAACCCAATACCGAATCAACACCCAATGAGGTAACCCAATATTACTATCCAGACCCTGTCAGCCAGCAGGTGATACAGCAGTGGCTGTTTATGGATTTACTGCCGTGGCAACAGCCAACTTGGCAGTATTTGACCACCCATCTAGATGCCTTGCCGCACGCGATATTGTTTGCAGGCAATGCAGGGACGGGGAAACGTGCCTTTGTGTATCGGTTTGTCGCATGGGCTTTTTGTGAAAATCAACGCGACAATGCACAAGGTGTTACAACTGCCTGTGGGCAATGCCAAAGTTGCCAATGGCTGATCGCCAATACCCACCCCGATCTTTATCAAATTCCAACACCCACCGTGGCGCGTGACGCCTCGCCTAAATCTAAAGCAAACAACGCCCTCGTGGCGCAAGCCCCAACCCATCAGTCAGGTTATAGCATCAAGATTGACGAAATTCGGGAATTGCAGCCTTTTGTCACGCAGTCGAGCGGCGGATTAAGAATCGTGGTTATTCACCAAGCGGATGCGATGACCCTAGCCGCCAGTAACGCGCTTCTTAAGACCTTAGAAGAGCCTGCCGAAAATGTGTTGATGCTGTTAATTAGCGATAGTCCTTCGCAGCTACTGCCAACGATTCGCTCGCGGCTACAGGCATTTTCGGTAAGCCATGTGACCCCCGTTCAGTCAATGCAAGCGATGCAGCAGTTATTGCCAAATACCGATACTGCAACGCTACAACAAGTGAGTGAATTGTCTGGTTATGCGCCCTTTTTGGCACTGCAAATGTTACACAGCGAATGGTATCAACACCGCCAAACTTGGATAAACAGCTTTCAAGCGGTTCGTAGCGGGCAACGTATGCCTGTACAAGCCAGCAACTATTGGCAAAAAACACTGACATTGACAGACTTTTTATACTTGTCGCAAGCCTTGTTAGTACCATTGGGGCAATTTGCCGTCGGTATCTCAGCGTCCGCCAATGACTTGGATTTTGGCAAGCTGCAGCCACCACCGACATTAAGGCAAATTAGCCAGTTGCAGCGGGTTATCGATCAAATCTGGCAAGATAGACAGCAACATATCCAAGATAAGTTATGCTATGATAAAATTTTTAGCACCATGCTGGATTGCTAA
- a CDS encoding integration host factor subunit beta, with amino-acid sequence MEKVLNKSDLIARLSSECENIPEKTIEDATKQIIDLMVDTLSQNGRVEVRGFGSFSLHHREPRVARNPKTGEKVTVKATAIPHFKPGKALREAVNHHR; translated from the coding sequence ATGGAAAAAGTGTTAAACAAATCTGATTTGATCGCTAGATTATCAAGTGAATGTGAGAATATACCAGAAAAAACCATTGAGGACGCCACCAAGCAAATCATTGATTTGATGGTTGATACCTTATCTCAAAATGGACGTGTCGAAGTACGCGGTTTTGGTAGTTTTAGTTTGCATCATCGTGAGCCACGTGTGGCGCGCAACCCTAAAACAGGCGAAAAAGTGACCGTAAAAGCAACGGCGATACCCCATTTTAAACCTGGCAAAGCATTGCGAGAGGCAGTTAATCATCATCGTTAG
- a CDS encoding RNA-guided endonuclease InsQ/TnpB family protein produces MKTLKLRIRDKHTAKLNRLSGLVNFVWNYVNALSYEHLKRTGKFFSAYDLNEYTKGSGELLGLHSQTIQAINETHAKSRRQFKKAKLNWRTNNPSSKRKSLGWLPFKQSAIKHITTHQIGKKGLKSTLQLSLAKGQKLIIDLWDSYNLSLYQINTCEIVQDARSHWYACITVKEYPKTQCGTGSVGIDLGLKDSATTSSGDKLTIKQTLKYAKDLAIAQRAKNKQRVKAIHAKIKHTRQDLIHKFTTQLVKDNALIVVGDVKTTQFNSKKGKLAKSVYDAGWFELKRQLTYKCENAGCRFEIVSERYTTQTCSCCGQIDRNSPKGRAGLRIREWTCAKCGTWHDRDINASKNILAVGLDRLVEGIPER; encoded by the coding sequence ATGAAAACACTCAAGCTACGCATACGAGATAAACACACAGCAAAGCTTAACCGCCTAAGTGGTTTGGTTAATTTCGTATGGAACTACGTTAATGCGTTAAGCTATGAGCATCTTAAGCGTACTGGCAAATTCTTTAGTGCGTATGATTTAAACGAATATACCAAAGGCAGTGGTGAACTGCTAGGCTTACACAGTCAGACTATTCAGGCAATCAATGAAACCCACGCCAAATCGCGTCGCCAATTCAAAAAAGCCAAACTAAACTGGCGAACCAACAACCCAAGCTCTAAGCGTAAAAGCTTAGGTTGGCTACCATTCAAACAATCGGCTATTAAGCACATTACCACGCACCAAATTGGTAAAAAAGGCTTAAAATCCACCTTACAGCTTAGTTTAGCCAAAGGACAAAAGCTAATCATCGACCTATGGGACAGCTATAACCTTAGCCTATACCAAATCAACACATGCGAGATTGTGCAAGACGCACGCAGTCATTGGTATGCCTGTATTACCGTCAAAGAATACCCCAAGACACAATGCGGAACGGGTAGCGTAGGCATTGACTTAGGGCTTAAAGACAGTGCCACTACCTCAAGCGGTGACAAACTCACCATCAAGCAAACGCTCAAATATGCCAAAGATTTAGCCATTGCTCAACGAGCTAAAAACAAACAACGTGTCAAAGCGATTCATGCCAAAATCAAACATACACGCCAAGACCTGATACATAAATTCACCACCCAATTAGTCAAGGACAATGCCCTAATCGTGGTTGGTGATGTAAAAACCACCCAATTTAACAGTAAAAAAGGCAAACTCGCCAAATCGGTATATGATGCAGGTTGGTTTGAGCTTAAACGACAATTGACCTATAAATGCGAGAACGCAGGTTGTCGTTTTGAAATCGTATCAGAGCGATACACTACCCAAACTTGCTCGTGTTGCGGTCAAATTGACCGCAATAGTCCGAAAGGTAGAGCAGGCTTGCGAATAAGAGAATGGACTTGTGCGAAGTGTGGCACATGGCATGATAGAGATATCAATGCCAGTAAGAACATTCTTGCGGTCGGGCTTGACCGTCTTGTAGAAGGAATCCCCGAACGATAG